The following proteins are co-located in the Toxotes jaculatrix isolate fToxJac2 chromosome 9, fToxJac2.pri, whole genome shotgun sequence genome:
- the lxn gene encoding latexin isoform X1: protein MGLRIIVFVVVLLGVTGSPTVTIRPEAASVDNSTHPNRVPETAGETQIFGQQKVLLEEAEVDVMETGELNPNHYPAQRAAKVVQHYLNTLYGSPYRVFGLHRVHSGNAEDLVNSGRKYQLNISVQELISNKTEKCSAEVLFPRGEQQRSSQVQASCEELLKINTKAQEEALYQQYKTSQSVLTAHLPDSYGHIDPDMEPFWRLGTVASSFVMLNESTEDTLYNMAQVANITQLATENDQLKFDYHILLHEMVSQEIIHWKLLFTWSPAEGVKVLQMEQLPHCHDCEIPPTTN, encoded by the exons ATGGGTCTTAGGATCATTGTTTTTGTGGTTGTGCTATTAGGGGTAACTGGGAGCCCCACTGTGACAATCAGACCCGAAGCTGCTTCGGTGGACAATTCAACTCATCCCAACAGGGTACCAGAGACAGCGGGGGAAACACAGATCTTTGGACAG CAAAAAGTATTACTAGAAGAGGCTGAGGTGGATGTGATGGAGACTGGAGAGCTGAACCCCAATCACTACCCTGCTCAGAGGGCGGCCAAGGTGGTCCAACACTACCTCAACACCCTCTACGGCTCACCATACAGGGTGTTTGGACTGCACAGGGTCCACAGTGGGAACGCAGAG GATTTGGTGAACTCTGGAAGAAAGTATCAGCTGAACATCTCAGTGCAGGAGCTCATTAGCAAT aaaacagagaaatgctCTGCAGAGGTTTTGTTTCCAAGGGGAGAGCAGCAGCGCTCATCCCAGGTCCAGGCCTCATGTGAGGAGCTCCTTAAAATCAACACTAAAGCTCAAGAAGAGGCCTTGTACCAACAGTACAAGACGAGCCAAAGCGTGCTGACAGCCCATTTACCTG ACAGCTATGGTCACATAGACCCTGACATGGAGCCTTTCTGGCGCCTGGGCACTGTGGCCTCCAGCTTCGTCATGCTGAATGAATCCACTGAAGACACTCTGTACAACATGGCTCAGGTCGCCAACATCACGCAACTG GCAACTGAGAACGACCAGCTGAAGTTTGACTATCACATACTGCTGCATGAGATGGTGTCGCAG GAAATAATTCACTGGAAACTGCTGTTCACCTGGTCTCCTGCAGAGGGAGTGAAAGTGCTGCAGATGGAGCAGCTGCCTCACTGCCATGACTGTGAAATACCTCCAACCACAAACTAA
- the lxn gene encoding latexin isoform X2 — protein METGELNPNHYPAQRAAKVVQHYLNTLYGSPYRVFGLHRVHSGNAEDLVNSGRKYQLNISVQELISNKTEKCSAEVLFPRGEQQRSSQVQASCEELLKINTKAQEEALYQQYKTSQSVLTAHLPDSYGHIDPDMEPFWRLGTVASSFVMLNESTEDTLYNMAQVANITQLATENDQLKFDYHILLHEMVSQEIIHWKLLFTWSPAEGVKVLQMEQLPHCHDCEIPPTTN, from the exons ATGGAGACTGGAGAGCTGAACCCCAATCACTACCCTGCTCAGAGGGCGGCCAAGGTGGTCCAACACTACCTCAACACCCTCTACGGCTCACCATACAGGGTGTTTGGACTGCACAGGGTCCACAGTGGGAACGCAGAG GATTTGGTGAACTCTGGAAGAAAGTATCAGCTGAACATCTCAGTGCAGGAGCTCATTAGCAAT aaaacagagaaatgctCTGCAGAGGTTTTGTTTCCAAGGGGAGAGCAGCAGCGCTCATCCCAGGTCCAGGCCTCATGTGAGGAGCTCCTTAAAATCAACACTAAAGCTCAAGAAGAGGCCTTGTACCAACAGTACAAGACGAGCCAAAGCGTGCTGACAGCCCATTTACCTG ACAGCTATGGTCACATAGACCCTGACATGGAGCCTTTCTGGCGCCTGGGCACTGTGGCCTCCAGCTTCGTCATGCTGAATGAATCCACTGAAGACACTCTGTACAACATGGCTCAGGTCGCCAACATCACGCAACTG GCAACTGAGAACGACCAGCTGAAGTTTGACTATCACATACTGCTGCATGAGATGGTGTCGCAG GAAATAATTCACTGGAAACTGCTGTTCACCTGGTCTCCTGCAGAGGGAGTGAAAGTGCTGCAGATGGAGCAGCTGCCTCACTGCCATGACTGTGAAATACCTCCAACCACAAACTAA
- the neu4 gene encoding sialidase-4, with the protein MRSPYFPARSVLFRKEPNGVTYRVPALLYLSHSRSFLAFCEERLSPSDSQAHLLVMRKGTFYRNYVEWEDMRVLGTAFLTGHRSMNPCPVYDEFTGTLFLFFIAVLGHTSESYQLVTGKNVTRLCYICSTDDGDTWTTVTDLTKRVIGDTIKEWATFALGPGHGIQLKSGRLLIPAYAYHIECKECFGQLCQTTPHAFCFHSDTHGRTWRFGEAVPGPESVECQMVSVDEEDGTNVLYCNARSPLGYRVQALSLDDGAVFQEGQLVQRLVEPRNGCHGSIVGFPAPLHLCQSLNHHLRQPIHCSRHWTSCMTQPIHTDSPSPNITSVSTSPFSPSHTSPPDFLTPTWVVYSHPTWTTARKDLGVFLSLFPRDPDSWRGPWVIYEGPSAYSDLAYLELPPSPGAPPAVAFACLFECGTNTAYDEICFSIFTLYELIDHLPRDEQLGNDSDEHKKQQNHVSETVFQQVPHMKKKRKKNKLTEMCSVS; encoded by the exons ATGAGGTCACCCTATTTCCCTGCAAGGTCGGTGCTTTTCCGTAAGGAGCCAAATGGAGTGACATACAGAGTCCCGGCACTGCTCTACCTGTCCCACTCCAGGTCCTTCCTGGCCTTCTGTGAGGAGAGACTCAGCCCGTCCGACTCTCAGGCTCACCTGCTGGTCATGAGGAAAGGCACTTTCTACAGAAACTATGTAGAG TGGGAGGACATGCGTGTCCTGGGCACTGCTTTCCTGACAGGCCACCGGTCCATGAACCCGTGCCCAGTGTACGATGAGTTCACTGGAACGCTCTTCTTGTTCTTCATCGCTGTTCTGGGCCACACCTCAGAGTCCTATCAGCTGGTGACCGGCAAGAACGTGACCCGACTCTGCTACATCTGCAGCACGGATGACGGAGACACCTGGACCACTGTCACCGACCTCACCAAGAGGGTCATAGGAGACACTATAAAAG AATGGGCCACTTTTGCTCTCGGCCCGGGCCACGGTATTCAGCTGAAGTCAGGTCGCCTGCTCATTCCCGCCTACGCTTACCACATCGAGTGCAAGGAGTGCTTTGGACAGCTCTGCCAGACCACTCCTCATGCCTTCTGctttcacagtgacacacatggGAGAACTTGGCGTTTCGGGGAGGCGGTGCCAGGTCCAGAGAGCGTGGAGTGTCAGATGGTGTCTGTGGACGAAGAGGATGGGACTAATGTGTTGTATTGTAATGCGCGCAGCCCTCTCGGCTACAGGGTGCAGGCCCTCAGTCTGGATGATGGAGCTGTGTTTCAGGAAGGGCAGCTGGTGCAGCGGCTGGTGGAGCCTCGCAATGGTTGTCATGGTAGCATTGTTGGATTCCCTGCCCCGTTGCATCTCTGCCAAAGTCTTAACCATCACTTACGCCAACCTATACACTGCTCCAGACACTGGACGTCTTGCATGACCCAGCCCATTCACACTGACTCTCCCTCTCCAAACATCACTTCAGTTTCCACCAGCCCGTTCTCACCCAGTCACACTTCCCCTCCAGATTTCCTGACTCCTACCTGGGTAGTATACTCCCACCCAACATGGACCACTGCACGTAAGGATCTGGGCGTGTTCCTCAGCCTATTTCCCCGTGATCCAGACAGTTGGCGGGGCCCCTGGGTAATCTATGAGGGCCCCAGCGCTTACTCTGATCTGGCCTATCTGGAGCTGCCTCCCTCACCTGGAGCACCACCTGCTGTGGCCTTCGCCTGCCTGTTTGAGTGTGGTACTAACACAGCCTATGATGAAATCTGCTTCAGCATCTTCACCCTCTACGAGCTTATTGATCATCTGCCTCGAGATGAGCAGCTGGGAAATGACAGTGATGAACATAAAAAACAGCAGAATCATGTCTCTGAGACAGTTTTCCAACAGGTGCCtcacatgaagaagaagagaaagaagaacaagCTGACTGAGATGTGCTCCGTGTCTTAA